A genomic region of Fusobacterium perfoetens contains the following coding sequences:
- a CDS encoding Crp/Fnr family transcriptional regulator — MEKLEFLKKLPIFFNLKDEEIISVLKFFKYYEESFKKNDFIFEIEKKIDKIGIIIFGEINIIKEDFWGNRNILNKFREGEIFGEVFALSKASSNIMVEASQDCRILFLDLKNFSIENKKNSEEITKFLSNIFKISLKKNILFTEKLEHISKKSIREKIISYLSTEAQKNKTNSFLIKFDRQELADYLFVERSALSRELSSMKKDRLIDYKKNHFTLIK, encoded by the coding sequence ATGGAAAAATTAGAATTTTTAAAAAAATTACCTATCTTTTTTAATTTAAAAGATGAGGAAATCATTTCTGTATTAAAATTTTTTAAATATTATGAAGAATCATTTAAAAAAAATGATTTTATCTTTGAAATAGAAAAAAAGATAGATAAAATAGGAATAATTATATTTGGAGAAATAAATATTATAAAAGAAGACTTTTGGGGAAATAGAAATATTCTAAATAAATTTAGAGAGGGAGAAATTTTTGGTGAAGTTTTTGCTCTTTCTAAAGCTTCATCAAATATAATGGTAGAGGCTTCACAAGATTGCAGAATTTTATTTTTAGATTTAAAAAATTTCTCTATAGAAAATAAAAAAAATTCTGAAGAAATTACAAAATTTTTATCTAATATTTTTAAAATTTCATTAAAAAAGAATATATTATTTACAGAAAAACTGGAACATATTAGTAAGAAATCTATAAGAGAAAAAATAATCTCCTATCTTTCAACAGAAGCTCAAAAAAATAAAACAAATTCTTTTTTAATAAAATTTGATAGACAGGAATTAGCAGATTATCTTTTTGTTGAAAGAAGTGCTTTATCCCGTGAACTTAGTTCTATGAAAAAAGATAGATTGATTGATTACAAAAAAAATCATTTTACTTTAATAAAATAG
- a CDS encoding ATP-binding protein → MIRKIIKIDEKKCDGCGACVKACHEGAIEIINGKAKLLRDDYCDGLGDCLPSCHTGAITFEEREALPYDEKAVMAKSNSNLKPSCMGHKIEVFKNNSEDNIQDEFYTSNFLKSKLSQWPVQIKLVPVNAEFFQGANLLIAADCTAFAYGNFHNEFIKNHITLIGCPKLDSVDYTEKLTEILRLNDIKSLTVVKMEVPCCNGIERACTEALKASGKFIPWQIVTITRDGRKK, encoded by the coding sequence ATGATAAGAAAAATTATAAAAATAGATGAAAAAAAATGTGATGGCTGTGGAGCTTGTGTAAAAGCTTGCCATGAAGGAGCAATAGAAATTATTAATGGAAAAGCTAAACTTTTAAGAGATGATTATTGTGATGGACTTGGAGATTGTCTTCCAAGCTGTCATACTGGAGCAATAACTTTTGAAGAGAGAGAAGCACTTCCATATGATGAAAAAGCTGTTATGGCTAAATCTAACAGTAACTTAAAACCTTCTTGTATGGGACATAAAATTGAAGTTTTTAAAAATAATTCTGAAGATAATATACAAGATGAATTTTATACAAGTAATTTTTTAAAAAGTAAACTTAGTCAATGGCCTGTTCAAATAAAACTAGTTCCAGTTAATGCTGAATTTTTTCAAGGAGCTAATCTTTTAATAGCTGCTGATTGCACAGCCTTTGCCTATGGAAATTTCCATAATGAGTTTATAAAAAATCACATAACTCTTATAGGATGCCCAAAATTAGATTCTGTTGACTACACAGAAAAATTAACAGAAATTTTAAGATTAAATGATATAAAATCTTTAACTGTTGTAAAAATGGAAGTACCTTGCTGTAATGGTATTGAAAGAGCTTGTACAGAAGCATTAAAAGCCAGTGGAAAATTTATTCCTTGGCAGATTGTAACTATTACAAGAGATGGAAGAAAAAAATAA
- a CDS encoding ketose-bisphosphate aldolase, translated as MRKYDFKELGLENTREMFKRANESGYSVPAFNFCNMEQLQAILAACVEAESDVILQISASARKYIGKETLPLMIKGAINEIREQGSKISVALNLDHGKEIDMIKDCLDYGFSSVMIDASKYDFEKNIEITKSVVEMAKEYGASVEGEIGVISGTEDEHTSDDSLFTKPHEAVEFIERTGVDSLAIAIGTAHGAHKFKPGEDPKLRLDILEAIKEKIGNFPIVLHGSSSVPQDYVKRFREFGGEIKDAIGIPDEELRKASKSTVTKINVDTDGRLVFVSSMRKTLAENPKEMDLKKILEYPREEMKEFYKKKINSVFKTK; from the coding sequence ATGAGAAAATATGATTTTAAAGAATTAGGTCTGGAAAATACTAGAGAAATGTTTAAAAGAGCAAATGAAAGTGGATATTCAGTTCCAGCATTTAACTTTTGTAATATGGAACAACTTCAAGCAATCCTTGCAGCTTGTGTAGAAGCAGAAAGTGATGTAATTCTTCAAATTTCAGCAAGTGCAAGAAAATATATAGGAAAAGAAACACTTCCTTTAATGATTAAAGGAGCTATAAACGAAATAAGAGAACAAGGATCAAAAATATCAGTAGCTCTTAACCTTGATCACGGAAAAGAAATTGACATGATAAAAGATTGTCTTGATTATGGATTCTCTTCAGTTATGATAGATGCTTCAAAATATGACTTTGAAAAAAATATAGAAATTACAAAATCAGTAGTAGAAATGGCAAAAGAATATGGAGCTTCTGTTGAAGGAGAAATTGGAGTAATCAGTGGAACAGAGGATGAACATACTTCAGATGACAGTCTTTTCACAAAACCTCATGAAGCAGTTGAATTTATAGAAAGAACAGGAGTAGATTCTTTAGCAATAGCAATAGGAACAGCTCATGGAGCTCATAAATTTAAACCAGGAGAAGATCCTAAATTAAGACTTGATATCCTAGAAGCTATAAAAGAAAAAATAGGAAACTTCCCAATAGTACTTCACGGATCTTCATCAGTTCCTCAAGACTATGTAAAAAGATTCAGAGAATTTGGAGGAGAAATAAAAGATGCTATAGGAATTCCTGATGAAGAATTAAGAAAAGCTTCAAAATCAACTGTTACAAAAATAAATGTAGACACAGATGGAAGACTTGTTTTTGTAAGTAGCATGAGAAAAACTCTTGCTGAGAATCCAAAAGAAATGGATTTGAAAAAAATTCTTGAATATCCTAGAGAAGAAATGAAAGAATTTTATAAGAAAAAAATAAATTCTGTTTTTAAAACAAAGTAA
- a CDS encoding carbohydrate kinase family protein, translating into MKKILCVGHSAYDITYLLPNFPIENRKYKAEDRIMVSGGPAGNASYLLGKYGEQVSYITTLGNDVYGREILHDLNEIGVDTKNIVIRDEFVTPCSIIIANGSNGSRTIINYREERKVDGVEFQYENKPEIILFDGHELELAMQAVERFPEAIKVLDAGTYKEGTRVLGAIVDYLVCSEDFARDYCGLEKIEEKDFEYVLKKLKELNKNTVIVTLGERGSIMEKDGKVERFKAFKAKAVDTTGAGDIFHGAFVYGLSNNFSIEKNIEFASACASLSVEKLGGRNSIPEIKDVLERIKRG; encoded by the coding sequence ATGAAAAAAATACTTTGTGTAGGGCATTCGGCATATGATATAACTTATCTTTTACCTAATTTCCCTATAGAAAATAGAAAATATAAAGCTGAAGATAGAATAATGGTAAGTGGCGGTCCTGCTGGGAACGCTTCTTACCTGTTAGGAAAATATGGAGAACAAGTTTCATATATTACAACTCTTGGAAATGATGTCTATGGTCGTGAAATTTTACATGACCTTAATGAAATAGGAGTAGACACTAAAAATATAGTTATAAGAGATGAATTTGTAACTCCATGCAGCATTATAATTGCAAATGGAAGCAATGGTTCAAGAACAATTATAAACTATAGAGAAGAAAGAAAAGTTGACGGAGTAGAATTTCAATATGAAAATAAACCTGAGATAATTCTTTTTGATGGGCATGAATTAGAACTTGCAATGCAAGCTGTTGAAAGATTCCCTGAAGCAATAAAAGTTCTTGATGCAGGAACATATAAAGAGGGAACAAGGGTTCTTGGGGCAATTGTTGATTACCTTGTATGTTCTGAAGATTTTGCAAGAGATTATTGTGGCTTAGAAAAAATAGAAGAAAAAGATTTTGAATATGTTCTAAAGAAATTAAAAGAACTTAATAAAAACACAGTAATAGTTACACTGGGTGAAAGAGGCTCTATAATGGAAAAAGATGGAAAAGTAGAAAGATTCAAAGCTTTTAAAGCAAAAGCTGTGGATACTACTGGAGCTGGAGATATATTCCATGGAGCGTTTGTATATGGATTAAGTAATAATTTTTCTATTGAAAAAAATATAGAATTTGCTTCTGCTTGCGCTTCTCTTTCTGTAGAAAAACTTGGAGGAAGAAATTCAATCCCTGAAATTAAAGATGTTTTAGAAAGAATAAAAAGAGGTTAA